One Lentibacillus cibarius DNA window includes the following coding sequences:
- the ltaE gene encoding low-specificity L-threonine aldolase, with protein MIDLRSDTVTKPTTDMRQAAFDAVVGDDVYEEDPTVIELEKLAADKLGKEKAMFVPSGTQGNQIAVVTHCQSGQEIIVEETSHIFYNEGATIAAFAGVQPRTIAGERGVMDPQAVKSAIRADDIHFPETGLICLENTHNRAGGAIVPLENMQEIYNIAQQHGIPVHLDGARLFNASVASGIDVKDYAACTDSVQFCLSKGLGAPVGSIIAGSAAFIDKARKWRKRFGGGMRQAGIIAAPGLIALRTMVDRLADDHANATLLEDGLRAIPGVTMENTVETNILFVNTEKAGLTGEQFSEGLKSKGVLANPAGPYTVRFVTHLDVDREQIKLAIKAVEEVVGEK; from the coding sequence ATGATAGATTTGCGGAGTGATACGGTTACAAAACCAACCACAGACATGCGACAAGCCGCTTTTGATGCGGTAGTTGGGGATGATGTGTATGAAGAAGATCCAACGGTTATCGAATTGGAGAAACTAGCGGCCGACAAGCTTGGGAAGGAAAAGGCGATGTTCGTTCCAAGTGGTACCCAGGGAAATCAAATCGCAGTCGTCACCCATTGCCAGTCCGGTCAGGAAATCATCGTGGAGGAAACATCTCATATTTTCTATAATGAAGGTGCGACCATAGCTGCCTTTGCCGGTGTACAGCCGCGAACGATCGCTGGTGAGCGTGGCGTGATGGATCCACAGGCCGTTAAAAGTGCGATTCGTGCGGACGATATCCATTTTCCGGAAACAGGGCTGATTTGTCTGGAAAATACCCATAACCGTGCAGGCGGTGCGATTGTGCCATTGGAAAACATGCAGGAGATATACAACATAGCCCAGCAACATGGCATTCCCGTTCATTTGGATGGTGCACGTCTATTTAATGCTTCGGTTGCTTCGGGGATTGATGTCAAAGATTATGCAGCCTGTACCGATTCAGTTCAATTTTGCCTTTCCAAAGGGTTAGGCGCACCTGTTGGCTCGATAATCGCTGGTTCGGCAGCATTTATCGACAAGGCACGTAAATGGCGTAAACGGTTCGGTGGTGGTATGCGGCAGGCAGGTATCATTGCCGCGCCTGGACTAATTGCGCTTCGGACGATGGTCGACCGGCTCGCTGACGACCATGCCAATGCGACATTGCTGGAAGACGGTTTGCGTGCGATTCCTGGCGTGACAATGGAAAATACGGTGGAGACGAACATATTATTTGTGAATACGGAAAAAGCTGGACTAACGGGTGAGCAATTTTCGGAAGGGCTCAAATCGAAAGGGGTTCTAGCTAATCCAGCAGGTCCGTATACCGTTCGCTTTGTAACACATCTAGATGTAGACAGGGAGCAAATCAAATTAGCGATAAAAGCTGTTGAAGAAGTGGTAGGGGAAAAGTGA
- a CDS encoding thermonuclease family protein, which yields MQGFIKRVPGFRTDTTWKKVLASIGYLFLLITFVPIILQGSFMDSIWNVINLVAMLAFFGSIIALMKGNLNFFHIRNRKRAAVVLVVSAIAVGTLPFPAGSERAAGGHSDIEEKPQANVENENLKDQQETSESEQETEADKEKKPKEEGNQEKKKEKTEAAKDEKQDETNKTEKQQGESPGKASTDDQNDQGSDHSQVEKNETNQETSKNNTSPSNQPDHGVDASVTRVVDGDTIKINLNGKQETVRLLLVDTPETKHPSKPVQPFGPEASDFAKRTLSGKSIQLEYDGPKRDKYDRLLAYVWVDGKMFNQMLLEKGLARLAYVYDPPYTHYQTYMKAQNRAKRAERGIWSRDGYVTDEGFYYQKGKDTSSDSNTRGDSSAQQTGDQKYDPNGPDRDCGDFDTQQQAQNFFKAAGGPESDPHRLDRDNDGVVCESLP from the coding sequence GTGCAAGGATTTATTAAGCGTGTGCCTGGTTTTCGGACGGATACGACCTGGAAAAAAGTGCTTGCGAGTATAGGATATTTATTTTTGTTAATCACGTTTGTGCCGATCATTTTACAAGGATCATTTATGGATTCAATTTGGAACGTTATCAATCTAGTTGCTATGTTAGCTTTCTTTGGATCGATCATTGCCCTAATGAAAGGAAATCTCAATTTTTTCCATATTCGGAATCGTAAACGTGCAGCTGTTGTGCTGGTTGTCTCCGCAATTGCAGTTGGTACCCTGCCATTTCCGGCGGGCAGCGAACGAGCAGCAGGAGGACACTCGGATATAGAAGAAAAACCCCAAGCAAATGTGGAAAATGAAAACTTGAAAGACCAGCAGGAAACTAGTGAATCAGAACAAGAGACTGAAGCAGATAAGGAAAAGAAACCAAAAGAAGAGGGTAATCAGGAAAAGAAAAAAGAAAAAACGGAAGCTGCAAAGGACGAGAAACAGGACGAAACAAACAAAACAGAGAAGCAGCAGGGAGAATCACCCGGAAAAGCGTCAACGGACGACCAGAACGATCAGGGCAGTGACCATTCGCAAGTGGAAAAAAATGAAACCAATCAGGAGACATCAAAAAATAACACCTCTCCATCAAACCAGCCGGATCACGGTGTTGATGCGTCCGTAACAAGAGTAGTTGATGGCGATACGATTAAAATTAATTTGAACGGAAAACAGGAAACAGTAAGGCTCTTGCTCGTCGACACACCGGAAACGAAACATCCATCCAAACCGGTGCAGCCATTCGGCCCGGAAGCAAGTGATTTTGCCAAGCGAACACTGTCTGGCAAATCAATCCAACTGGAATATGATGGGCCGAAACGTGATAAATATGACCGGCTGCTTGCATACGTGTGGGTGGACGGAAAGATGTTTAATCAAATGCTTCTGGAAAAGGGACTTGCACGACTGGCCTATGTCTATGACCCGCCGTATACCCATTATCAGACGTATATGAAAGCACAAAACCGTGCCAAACGTGCTGAACGAGGAATCTGGAGCAGAGATGGCTATGTAACAGATGAAGGATTTTACTATCAGAAAGGTAAGGATACCTCATCCGACAGCAACACACGGGGTGATTCATCCGCACAGCAGACAGGCGACCAGAAATATGACCCGAATGGACCTGATCGTGACTGTGGCGACTTTGATACCCAACAGCAAGCCCAAAATTTCTTTAAAGCAGCGGGCGGACCAGAAAGTGACCCACACCGCCTGGACCGCGACAATGACGGCGTCGTCTGTGAAAGCCTGCCGTAA
- a CDS encoding VWA domain-containing protein produces the protein MRNKHYIVLLLLFVMAIPITACNSNQDEESGDRKSPEQHVEKKAEANESDETKDSEREEKQSEAPDTSDIPEAPPLATTFEEVADYPIIGKFSGEMHQKELKDNKDITEVLDAIPPLTIDSEKETIEKAKRYIYSLFKEDLNKPNVPLDQWKSMQFGDPESSSEKVHLKESYNVAILLDSSGSMGYMEGNETRMALAKEAISQFAENLPEQANVSLRVFGHIGTGDDSDKEKSCSKVEEVYQLDHYDADKFSKSLDRFEPAGWTPMTKAIKQVEKDFALLDGKNNTTIIYVVSDGVETCGGDPVAAIQSLDESGIDPVINIIGYQVDNEGLKQLKEMAKASEGRYINAKSQADLTTEFEQTVDMSQLWREWQSDSKDIIRDLHSTIKHQLYDWNNNEKKKQYRQQENLKYALKYLFDTEIIDHDLRSAFSDEYRGNYLDISDERGEIYSELYDINYETYNDKFNEVEKRFEDAQE, from the coding sequence TTGAGAAACAAACATTACATTGTATTACTGCTATTATTCGTCATGGCTATTCCAATCACTGCATGCAATTCTAATCAGGATGAAGAATCCGGAGATAGGAAATCCCCGGAACAACATGTGGAAAAGAAAGCTGAAGCAAACGAATCAGATGAAACAAAAGACAGTGAGCGAGAAGAGAAACAATCCGAAGCCCCCGATACATCTGACATTCCGGAAGCACCACCTTTAGCAACCACCTTTGAAGAAGTAGCTGACTATCCAATTATCGGAAAGTTTTCTGGAGAAATGCATCAAAAAGAATTAAAGGACAATAAAGACATAACGGAAGTTCTTGATGCCATACCGCCACTGACCATTGACAGTGAAAAGGAAACGATTGAAAAAGCAAAACGGTATATTTATTCTTTGTTTAAGGAAGATCTGAATAAGCCGAATGTACCACTGGATCAATGGAAATCAATGCAATTTGGTGATCCGGAGTCTTCAAGTGAAAAGGTTCATTTAAAAGAAAGCTATAATGTTGCCATTTTGCTAGACTCAAGTGGCAGTATGGGGTACATGGAAGGTAATGAAACAAGGATGGCTTTGGCTAAAGAAGCCATCAGCCAATTCGCCGAAAACCTTCCTGAACAGGCGAATGTTTCCCTGCGCGTGTTTGGACATATTGGAACGGGTGATGACAGCGATAAGGAAAAGTCGTGCTCCAAGGTAGAAGAAGTCTACCAGCTTGATCACTATGATGCGGATAAATTCTCTAAAAGTCTGGACCGGTTTGAACCTGCTGGATGGACTCCCATGACCAAAGCGATAAAGCAAGTGGAGAAAGATTTTGCATTATTGGATGGTAAGAACAATACAACCATTATTTATGTTGTCAGTGATGGTGTGGAGACGTGCGGCGGTGACCCGGTAGCTGCCATTCAGTCGCTTGACGAATCGGGTATTGATCCGGTTATCAATATTATCGGCTATCAGGTGGACAATGAAGGGTTAAAACAGCTTAAAGAAATGGCAAAAGCATCAGAAGGGCGCTACATTAATGCCAAATCACAAGCGGATTTAACCACTGAGTTTGAACAGACAGTTGATATGTCACAGCTTTGGAGAGAATGGCAAAGCGATTCAAAAGATATTATCAGGGATTTGCACAGTACCATTAAACACCAGCTATATGACTGGAATAATAACGAAAAGAAAAAACAGTACCGGCAGCAGGAAAACTTAAAATATGCATTAAAGTACCTGTTTGATACTGAAATTATTGATCATGACCTCCGTTCGGCATTTTCCGATGAATACCGAGGTAATTATTTGGACATTTCCGATGAACGGGGCGAAATTTACTCTGAGCTGTATGATATCAACTATGAAACATACAACGATAAATTTAATGAGGTAGAAAAACGATTTGAGGACGCCCAGGAATGA
- a CDS encoding cupin domain-containing protein, whose protein sequence is MYNYPYMYPYPYDVNQPVYPADMQRGWTYPGMVNHGSYNQPMYGAYNGAFADFGRQPYTVNINQAAKHNNMYRTAIWTGEHLQVTLMSIPVGGDVGLEVHADVDQFLRIEEGQGLVQMGDRRDRLNYQRHVGDDSAIMVPARTWHNIINTGHQPLKLYSIYAPPHHPFGTVHPTKDIAFASEENH, encoded by the coding sequence ATGTACAATTATCCTTACATGTACCCCTATCCATATGATGTGAATCAGCCAGTGTACCCTGCTGATATGCAGCGTGGTTGGACTTACCCGGGGATGGTTAATCACGGTAGCTATAACCAGCCTATGTACGGAGCATATAACGGAGCTTTTGCAGATTTCGGCAGACAGCCGTACACCGTGAATATTAACCAGGCCGCCAAACACAACAACATGTACCGTACGGCAATTTGGACTGGTGAACACTTACAGGTGACGTTGATGAGCATCCCGGTTGGTGGCGATGTCGGCTTAGAAGTGCATGCGGATGTAGATCAGTTCCTGCGTATTGAAGAGGGGCAGGGCCTAGTGCAGATGGGCGATCGCCGAGACCGCTTAAATTATCAGCGGCATGTCGGTGATGATTCCGCCATTATGGTTCCGGCACGAACATGGCATAATATCATCAACACAGGGCATCAACCGCTTAAACTATACTCTATCTATGCACCTCCCCATCACCCATTTGGTACGGTTCATCCAACCAAGGATATCGCTTTTGCGTCTGAAGAAAATCATTGA